Proteins from a single region of Punica granatum isolate Tunisia-2019 chromosome 8, ASM765513v2, whole genome shotgun sequence:
- the LOC116189349 gene encoding tetraspanin-11 gives MVRVSNVLIGTLNVLSATLSLSAIAISLYFRFHGGSECHKFIETPLLITGVVMFVVSIMGIMGSCGKMNLFLYLYLTVLFLCILGLIAFTVFAFIVTNEGAGKAISGRGYKEHKTGDYSNWMQNHIVNGKRWDRIKSCLVETHVCSKLAKQGGLTIAEFDKKKLSPIESGCCKPPGECGFEFKNATNWVVPKSGLAVPNSDCKTWSNQQNALCYDCDSCKGGFLGNIKQEWRYLLFFNIGTIVFVAIIYSTGCCASRNNRKDRKYEKYRGVYA, from the exons ATGGTCCGAGTGAGCAACGTCCTGATTGGGACCCTCAACGTCCTCTCCGCCACCCTCTCCCTCAGCGCTATCGCGATCTCACTTTACTTCCGCTTCCATGGCGGCTCCGAGTGCCATAAGTTCATCGAGACCCCTCTACTCATCACAG GCGTAGTAATGTTCGTGGTGTCGATAATGGGAATAATGGGGTCGTGCGGGAAGATGAACCTCTTCCTCTATCTCTACCTGACGGTTCTGTTCCTCTGCATCTTGGGGCTGATTGCCTTCACTGTGTTTGCCTTTATCGTGACGAATGAGGGGGCTGGCAAGGCCATCTCAGGCCGGGGCTACAAGGAGCATAAGACCGGGGACTACTCTAACTGGATGCAGAATCACATCGTGAATGGGAAACGATGGGACCGGATTAAGAGCTGCTTGGTCGAGACCCATGTCTGCAGCAAGCTGGCCAAGCAAGGTGGCCTCACCATAGCTGAATTTGACAAGAAGAAACTCTCTCCGATCGAG TCGGGCTGCTGCAAGCCTCCGGGAGAGTGCGGGTTCGAGTTCAAGAATGCAACCAACTGGGTAGTTCCCAAGTCGGGACTTGCCGTGCCCAACAGCGACTGCAAGACCTGGAGCAACCAGCAGAACGCGCTATGCTACGACTGTGACTCCTGCAAGGGAGGCTTCCTCGGAAACATAAAGCAGGAGTGGAGGTACCTCCTCTTCTTTAACATTGGCACGATCGTCTTCGTCGCCATCATCTACAGCACGGGCTGCTGTGCCTCCCGGAACAACAGGAAGGATCGCAAGTACGAAAAATACAGAGGAGTATACGCATGA
- the LOC116187295 gene encoding protein MIS12 homolog, whose protein sequence is MEGGGESEATFESLKLNPQIFINEVLNSVDDLLDEALRYYHQQASASLKTGGTDRDQDLSKGVDTMRNMVQSVLDSHLGMWEKYCLRHCFKVPEGFSLTKPDELPDGDSFMDTEPDTQLETLRNKLYQATKESAELSQELQALERQSVSSDHSRKIVNEVLQSCEQSSANEMIQEIMRSADELRLKIGTLKNQRTEEKGFQRIKDLKIDYLNKDVSLTERVKGLCAAKLEDLRKLSDLMQI, encoded by the exons ATGGAAGGCGGAGGTGAATCCGAAGCCACATTCGAGTCGCTGAAGCTGAACCCGCAGATCTTCATCAATGAGGTCCTCAACAGCGTCGATGATTTGCTCGACGAAGCTCTCCGTTATTACCATCA ACAAGCATCGGCCTCCCTGAAGACTGGAGGGACCGACCGGGATCAAGATCTGAGCAAG GGAGTTGATACTATGCGTAATATGGTCCAATCCGTTTTGGATAGCCACCTTGGGATGTGGGAGAAATACTGCCTTCGACACTGTTTTAAAGTCCCCGAAGGGTTTTCTTTAACCAAGCCT GATGAACTACCTGATGGAGATTCCTTCATGGATACCGAGCCTGACACACAGTTGGAAACCTTGAGAAACAAGCTTTATCAG GCAACGAAGGAGTCTGCTGAGCTGAGTCAAGAGTTACAGGCCCTGGAAAGGCAGTCTGTTTCCAGCGATCACTCACGTAAGATTGTCAATGAAGTCCTGCAAAGCTGCGAGCAAAGTTCTGCAAATGAAATGATTCAAG AGATTATGAGAAGTGCAGATGAACTTCGATTGAAGATTGGCACTCTGAAAAACCaaaggacggaagagaaagGGTTCCAACGTATTAAAGATTTGAAAATCGACTATCTAAACAAAGATGTTTCTCTCACAGAGCGTGTTAAAG GACTATGTGCTGCCAAACTGGAAGATCTTCGAAAGTTGTCCGATTTGATGCAAATATGA